One window of Mus caroli chromosome 11, CAROLI_EIJ_v1.1, whole genome shotgun sequence genomic DNA carries:
- the Nbr1 gene encoding next to BRCA1 gene 1 protein isoform X7, producing MEPQVTLNVTFKNETQSFLVSDPENTTWADVEAMVKVSFDLNTIQIKYLDEENEEISINSQGEYEEALKMANIKQGNQLQMQVHEGYHVVNEALPKNVVENQAAARTGKKPLAHYSSLVRVLGSDMKTTEEPMPEPCSSAPCDTDQPQDKPPDWFTSYLEMFREQVVKETVEKLEQRLQEKLVLQKPLLSSSPTEVSMPISEEALFLPENQFSWHIACSHCQKRIVGVRYQCSLCPSYNICEDCEAGPYAHDTNHVLLKLRRPVVISSEPFFYSKYSAPRLPAALEQVRLQKQVDKNFVKAEKQRLRAEKKQRKAEVKELKKQLKLHRKIHLWNSIHGLQSPKSPLGRPESLLQSNTLMLPLQPCAPVMPTLSAAFVDENLPDGTHLQPGTRFIKHWRMKNTGNVKWNTDTKLKFMWGNLTLASTEKKDVLVPCLKAGHVGVVSVEFIAPTLEGTYTSHWRLSHKGQQFGPRVWCSIIVDPFPSSESPDNVERDRISSSKADDFSCEQEEAFLLAEEEIPLGEVTKQTEGTGASASQKTRCAASERELYIPSVDLLTAQDLLSFELLDINIVQELERVPHNTPVDMTPCMSPLPHDSPLIEKPGLGQIQEESEGAGFKAPPDSTVSAKRKAETPASVEETEEDLSGTQFVCETVIRSLTLDAAPDHNPPCRQRSPQRELQLYSTEGQQPLVLPGFCRKDSSLKFALPEEGPRGDEREEIVHIVEEEVVEEEEEVQDEEVQSQSSASSEDYIIILPECFDTSRPLGDSMYSSALSQPGLERGAEGEPGIESGQEPTEARERLPERESQPQEQSISDILTTSQPLDTVPLVPEVAGLPAALSRSAPCGQCESSGVDSPGVDSPATMHEVPPVPDDIRGEPRGSTGLANSRQRSCDHSSPSFLKIRPQP from the exons GTAAAAGTTTCATTTGATCTGAATACTATccaaataaaatacctggatgaGGAGAACGAGGAG ATATCCATCAATAGTCAAG GCGAATATGAAGAAGCACTTAAG ATGGCTAACATTAAGCAAGGAAATCAACTACAGATGCAAGTCCACGAAGGGTACCATGTTGTAAATGAAGCACTCCCCAAAAATGTAGTAGAAAACCAAGCAgctgccaggacagggaagaagcCACTTGCACATTATTCTTCACTGGTGAGAGTCTTGGGATCAGATATGAAGACCACAGAGGAGCCTATGCCAGAG CCATGTTCCTCTGCTCCTTGTGACACAGACCAGCCGCAAGACAAGCCCCCAGATTGGTTTACAAGCTACCTGGAGATG TTCAGAGAACAAGTGGTTAAGGAAACGGTGGAGAAACTTGAACAGAGGTTGCAGGAGAAGCTTGTGCTCCAGAAGCCACTCTTGAGTTCCTCCCCCACAGAAGTCTCAATGCCTATTTCAGAGGAAGCCCTGTTTTTGCCAGAGAACCAGTTCAGCTGGCATATTGCTTGTAGCCACTGCCAGAAGAGGATCGTTGGTGTGCGCTACCAGTGTAG CCTATGCCCGTCCTACAACATTTGTGAAGATTGTGAAGCTGGACCATACGCCCATGACACTAACCATGTTTTGTTAAAGCTGCGGAGACCTGTTGTGATATCCTCTGAGCCATTTTTTTACTCAAAGTATTCCGCTCCTCGTCTGCCTGCTGCTTTGGAACAAGTCAG GCTCCAAAAACAGGTGGACAAGAACTTTGTGAAAGCAGAAAAGCAAAGGTTGCGGGCTGAGAAGAAACAGCGGAAGGCAGAGGTCAAGGAGCTTAAAAAGCAGCttaaactccacaggaagattcATTTGTGGAATTCAATCCATGGACTTCAGAGTCCCAAGTCCCCTTTGGGCCGACCTGAGAGCTTGCTGCAGTCTAACACCCTGAT GCTTCCTTTGCAGCCCTGTGCCCCAGTTATGCCAACACTCAGCGCAGCATTTGTGGATGAGAATTTGCCTGATGGGactcatcttcagccaggaaccAGGTTTATTAAACACTGGAGGATGAAAAACACGGGGAATGTGAAGtggaacacagacacaaag CTCAAGTTCATGTGGGGAAACTTGACTCTGGCTTCTACAGAGAAGAAAGATGTTTTGGTTCCCTGCTTGAAGGCTGGCCACGTTGGGGTCGTGTCTGTGGAGTTCATCGCTCCAACCTTGGAGGGGACATACACTTCACACTGGCGTCTCTCTCACAAAGGCCAGCAGTTTGGGCCTCGGGTTTGGTGCAGTATCATAGTggatccttttccttcctctgagaGCCCTGATAATGTTGAAAGGGACAGGATTAGCTCAAGCAAAGCTGACGATTTCTCCTGTGAGCAAGAG GAAGCTTTTCTTCTAGCTGAAGAAGAGATTCCATTGGGTGAGGTGACAAAGCAGACAGAAGGGACAGGAGCCAGTGCCTCACAGAAGACAAGATGCGCTGCCAGTGAGAGGGAGCTGTACATTCCATCTGTGGACCTCCTGACTGCCCAG GACCTGCTGTCCTTTGAGCTGCTGGATATAAACATTGTCCAAGAATTGGAGAGAGTGCCACACAACACCCCTGTGG ATATGACTCCCTGCATGTCTCCTCTGCCACATGACAGTCCTTTAATAGAGAAGCCAGGCTTGGGGCAGATACAGGAAGAGAGTGAAGGGGCGGGATTTAAAGCACCTCCTG ATTCCACTGTATCAGCAAAGAGGAAAGCTGAGACCCCTGCTTCGGtcgaagaaacagaagaagaccTGAGTGGGACCCAATTTGTATGTGAGACTGTAATTCGATCCCTTACCTTGGATGCTGCTCCAGACCACAACCCTCCTTGCAGGCAGAGGTCCCCACAGA GGGAATTACAGCTGTATTCCACTGAGGGACAGCAGCCACTTGTGCTGCCTGGATTCTGCAGAAAGGATTCTTCCT TGAAATTTGCCTTGCCTGAAGAAGGACCGCGTGGAGATGAGAGGGAGGAGATTGTCCACATTGTTGAGGAAGAAGTcgttgaggaagaggaggaagtccAAGATGaagaagttcaaagtcagtcttcTGCTTCCTCTGAAGATTATATCATCATCCTTCCTGAGTGCTTTGATACCAGCCGCCCCCTGGGGGACTCCATGTACAGCTCTGCGCTCTCCCAGCCAGGCCTGGAGCGAGGGGCTGAAGGTGAACCTGGGATCGAGTCTGGGCAGGAACCAACTGAGGCTAGAGAGAGACTCCCAGAGAGGGAGAGCCAGCCACAGGAGCAGAGCATCAGCGACATCCTCACAACCTCACAGCCTCTGGACACGGTGCCTCTAGTCCCCGAGGTGGCAGGACTTCCAGCAGCATTGTCCAG GAGCGCCCCTTGTGGACAGTGTGAGTCATCAGGAGTGGATTCACCAGGAGTGGATTCACCAGCTACCATGCACGAAGTCCCCCCAGTCCCTGATGACATCAGAGGAG AGCCCAGAGGCTCAACAGGACTCGCAAACAGCAGACAGAGGAGCTGTGACCACTCAAG CCCGTCGTTTCTGAAGATCAGACCGCAGCCCTGA
- the Nbr1 gene encoding next to BRCA1 gene 1 protein isoform X6 translates to MEPQVTLNVTFKNETQSFLVSDPENTTWADVEAMVKVSFDLNTIQIKYLDEENEEISINSQGEYEEALKMANIKQGNQLQMQVHEGYHVVNEALPKNVVENQAAARTGKKPLAHYSSLVRVLGSDMKTTEEPMPEPCSSAPCDTDQPQDKPPDWFTSYLEMFREQVVKETVEKLEQRLQEKLVLQKPLLSSSPTEVSMPISEEALFLPENQFSWHIACSHCQKRIVGVRYQCSLCPSYNICEDCEAGPYAHDTNHVLLKLRRPVVISSEPFFYSKYSAPRLPAALEQVRLQKQVDKNFVKAEKQRLRAEKKQRKAEVKELKKQLKLHRKIHLWNSIHGLQSPKSPLGRPESLLQSNTLMLPLQPCAPVMPTLSAAFVDENLPDGTHLQPGTRFIKHWRMKNTGNVKWNTDTKLKFMWGNLTLASTEKKDVLVPCLKAGHVGVVSVEFIAPTLEGTYTSHWRLSHKGQQFGPRVWCSIIVDPFPSSESPDNVERDRISSSKADDFSCEQEEAFLLAEEEIPLGEVTKQTEGTGASASQKTRCAASERELYIPSVDLLTAQDLLSFELLDINIVQELERVPHNTPVDMTPCMSPLPHDSPLIEKPGLGQIQEESEGAGFKAPPGFVCLSDSTVSAKRKAETPASVEETEEDLSGTQFVCETVIRSLTLDAAPDHNPPCRQRSPQRELQLYSTEGQQPLVLPGFCRKDSSLKFALPEEGPRGDEREEIVHIVEEEVVEEEEEVQDEEVQSQSSASSEDYIIILPECFDTSRPLGDSMYSSALSQPGLERGAEGEPGIESGQEPTEARERLPERESQPQEQSISDILTTSQPLDTVPLVPEVAGLPAALSRSAPCGQCESSGVDSPGVDSPATMHEVPPVPDDIRGEPRGSTGLANSRQRSCDHSSPSFLKIRPQP, encoded by the exons GTAAAAGTTTCATTTGATCTGAATACTATccaaataaaatacctggatgaGGAGAACGAGGAG ATATCCATCAATAGTCAAG GCGAATATGAAGAAGCACTTAAG ATGGCTAACATTAAGCAAGGAAATCAACTACAGATGCAAGTCCACGAAGGGTACCATGTTGTAAATGAAGCACTCCCCAAAAATGTAGTAGAAAACCAAGCAgctgccaggacagggaagaagcCACTTGCACATTATTCTTCACTGGTGAGAGTCTTGGGATCAGATATGAAGACCACAGAGGAGCCTATGCCAGAG CCATGTTCCTCTGCTCCTTGTGACACAGACCAGCCGCAAGACAAGCCCCCAGATTGGTTTACAAGCTACCTGGAGATG TTCAGAGAACAAGTGGTTAAGGAAACGGTGGAGAAACTTGAACAGAGGTTGCAGGAGAAGCTTGTGCTCCAGAAGCCACTCTTGAGTTCCTCCCCCACAGAAGTCTCAATGCCTATTTCAGAGGAAGCCCTGTTTTTGCCAGAGAACCAGTTCAGCTGGCATATTGCTTGTAGCCACTGCCAGAAGAGGATCGTTGGTGTGCGCTACCAGTGTAG CCTATGCCCGTCCTACAACATTTGTGAAGATTGTGAAGCTGGACCATACGCCCATGACACTAACCATGTTTTGTTAAAGCTGCGGAGACCTGTTGTGATATCCTCTGAGCCATTTTTTTACTCAAAGTATTCCGCTCCTCGTCTGCCTGCTGCTTTGGAACAAGTCAG GCTCCAAAAACAGGTGGACAAGAACTTTGTGAAAGCAGAAAAGCAAAGGTTGCGGGCTGAGAAGAAACAGCGGAAGGCAGAGGTCAAGGAGCTTAAAAAGCAGCttaaactccacaggaagattcATTTGTGGAATTCAATCCATGGACTTCAGAGTCCCAAGTCCCCTTTGGGCCGACCTGAGAGCTTGCTGCAGTCTAACACCCTGAT GCTTCCTTTGCAGCCCTGTGCCCCAGTTATGCCAACACTCAGCGCAGCATTTGTGGATGAGAATTTGCCTGATGGGactcatcttcagccaggaaccAGGTTTATTAAACACTGGAGGATGAAAAACACGGGGAATGTGAAGtggaacacagacacaaag CTCAAGTTCATGTGGGGAAACTTGACTCTGGCTTCTACAGAGAAGAAAGATGTTTTGGTTCCCTGCTTGAAGGCTGGCCACGTTGGGGTCGTGTCTGTGGAGTTCATCGCTCCAACCTTGGAGGGGACATACACTTCACACTGGCGTCTCTCTCACAAAGGCCAGCAGTTTGGGCCTCGGGTTTGGTGCAGTATCATAGTggatccttttccttcctctgagaGCCCTGATAATGTTGAAAGGGACAGGATTAGCTCAAGCAAAGCTGACGATTTCTCCTGTGAGCAAGAG GAAGCTTTTCTTCTAGCTGAAGAAGAGATTCCATTGGGTGAGGTGACAAAGCAGACAGAAGGGACAGGAGCCAGTGCCTCACAGAAGACAAGATGCGCTGCCAGTGAGAGGGAGCTGTACATTCCATCTGTGGACCTCCTGACTGCCCAG GACCTGCTGTCCTTTGAGCTGCTGGATATAAACATTGTCCAAGAATTGGAGAGAGTGCCACACAACACCCCTGTGG ATATGACTCCCTGCATGTCTCCTCTGCCACATGACAGTCCTTTAATAGAGAAGCCAGGCTTGGGGCAGATACAGGAAGAGAGTGAAGGGGCGGGATTTAAAGCACCTCCTG GCTTTGTATGTCTTTCAGATTCCACTGTATCAGCAAAGAGGAAAGCTGAGACCCCTGCTTCGGtcgaagaaacagaagaagaccTGAGTGGGACCCAATTTGTATGTGAGACTGTAATTCGATCCCTTACCTTGGATGCTGCTCCAGACCACAACCCTCCTTGCAGGCAGAGGTCCCCACAGA GGGAATTACAGCTGTATTCCACTGAGGGACAGCAGCCACTTGTGCTGCCTGGATTCTGCAGAAAGGATTCTTCCT TGAAATTTGCCTTGCCTGAAGAAGGACCGCGTGGAGATGAGAGGGAGGAGATTGTCCACATTGTTGAGGAAGAAGTcgttgaggaagaggaggaagtccAAGATGaagaagttcaaagtcagtcttcTGCTTCCTCTGAAGATTATATCATCATCCTTCCTGAGTGCTTTGATACCAGCCGCCCCCTGGGGGACTCCATGTACAGCTCTGCGCTCTCCCAGCCAGGCCTGGAGCGAGGGGCTGAAGGTGAACCTGGGATCGAGTCTGGGCAGGAACCAACTGAGGCTAGAGAGAGACTCCCAGAGAGGGAGAGCCAGCCACAGGAGCAGAGCATCAGCGACATCCTCACAACCTCACAGCCTCTGGACACGGTGCCTCTAGTCCCCGAGGTGGCAGGACTTCCAGCAGCATTGTCCAG GAGCGCCCCTTGTGGACAGTGTGAGTCATCAGGAGTGGATTCACCAGGAGTGGATTCACCAGCTACCATGCACGAAGTCCCCCCAGTCCCTGATGACATCAGAGGAG AGCCCAGAGGCTCAACAGGACTCGCAAACAGCAGACAGAGGAGCTGTGACCACTCAAG CCCGTCGTTTCTGAAGATCAGACCGCAGCCCTGA
- the Nbr1 gene encoding next to BRCA1 gene 1 protein isoform X8 yields MEPQVTLNVTFKNETQSFLVSDPENTTWADVEAMVKVSFDLNTIQIKYLDEENEEISINSQGEYEEALKMANIKQGNQLQMQVHEGYHVVNEALPKNVVENQAAARTGKKPLAHYSSLVRVLGSDMKTTEEPMPEPCSSAPCDTDQPQDKPPDWFTSYLEMFREQVVKETVEKLEQRLQEKLVLQKPLLSSSPTEVSMPISEEALFLPENQFSWHIACSHCQKRIVGVRYQCSLCPSYNICEDCEAGPYAHDTNHVLLKLRRPVVISSEPFFYSKYSAPRLPAALEQVRLQKQVDKNFVKAEKQRLRAEKKQRKAEVKELKKQLKLHRKIHLWNSIHGLQSPKSPLGRPESLLQSNTLMLPLQPCAPVMPTLSAAFVDENLPDGTHLQPGTRFIKHWRMKNTGNVKWNTDTKLKFMWGNLTLASTEKKDVLVPCLKAGHVGVVSVEFIAPTLEGTYTSHWRLSHKGQQFGPRVWCSIIVDPFPSSESPDNVERDRISSSKADDFSCEQEEAFLLAEEEIPLGEVTKQTEGTGASASQKTRCAASERELYIPSVDLLTAQDLLSFELLDINIVQELERVPHNTPVDMTPCMSPLPHDSPLIEKPGLGQIQEESEGAGFKAPPGFVCLSDSTVSAKRKAETPASVEETEEDLSGTQFVCETVIRSLTLDAAPDHNPPCRQRSPQRELQLYSTEGQQPLVLPGFCRKDSSLKFALPEEGPRGDEREEIVHIVEEEVVEEEEEVQDEEVQSQSSASSEDYIIILPECFDTSRPLGDSMYSSALSQPGLERGAEGEPGIESGQEPTEARERLPERESQPQEQSISDILTTSQPLDTVPLVPEVAGLPAALSRSAPCGQCESSGVDSPGVDSPATMHEVPPVPDDIRGARRF; encoded by the exons GTAAAAGTTTCATTTGATCTGAATACTATccaaataaaatacctggatgaGGAGAACGAGGAG ATATCCATCAATAGTCAAG GCGAATATGAAGAAGCACTTAAG ATGGCTAACATTAAGCAAGGAAATCAACTACAGATGCAAGTCCACGAAGGGTACCATGTTGTAAATGAAGCACTCCCCAAAAATGTAGTAGAAAACCAAGCAgctgccaggacagggaagaagcCACTTGCACATTATTCTTCACTGGTGAGAGTCTTGGGATCAGATATGAAGACCACAGAGGAGCCTATGCCAGAG CCATGTTCCTCTGCTCCTTGTGACACAGACCAGCCGCAAGACAAGCCCCCAGATTGGTTTACAAGCTACCTGGAGATG TTCAGAGAACAAGTGGTTAAGGAAACGGTGGAGAAACTTGAACAGAGGTTGCAGGAGAAGCTTGTGCTCCAGAAGCCACTCTTGAGTTCCTCCCCCACAGAAGTCTCAATGCCTATTTCAGAGGAAGCCCTGTTTTTGCCAGAGAACCAGTTCAGCTGGCATATTGCTTGTAGCCACTGCCAGAAGAGGATCGTTGGTGTGCGCTACCAGTGTAG CCTATGCCCGTCCTACAACATTTGTGAAGATTGTGAAGCTGGACCATACGCCCATGACACTAACCATGTTTTGTTAAAGCTGCGGAGACCTGTTGTGATATCCTCTGAGCCATTTTTTTACTCAAAGTATTCCGCTCCTCGTCTGCCTGCTGCTTTGGAACAAGTCAG GCTCCAAAAACAGGTGGACAAGAACTTTGTGAAAGCAGAAAAGCAAAGGTTGCGGGCTGAGAAGAAACAGCGGAAGGCAGAGGTCAAGGAGCTTAAAAAGCAGCttaaactccacaggaagattcATTTGTGGAATTCAATCCATGGACTTCAGAGTCCCAAGTCCCCTTTGGGCCGACCTGAGAGCTTGCTGCAGTCTAACACCCTGAT GCTTCCTTTGCAGCCCTGTGCCCCAGTTATGCCAACACTCAGCGCAGCATTTGTGGATGAGAATTTGCCTGATGGGactcatcttcagccaggaaccAGGTTTATTAAACACTGGAGGATGAAAAACACGGGGAATGTGAAGtggaacacagacacaaag CTCAAGTTCATGTGGGGAAACTTGACTCTGGCTTCTACAGAGAAGAAAGATGTTTTGGTTCCCTGCTTGAAGGCTGGCCACGTTGGGGTCGTGTCTGTGGAGTTCATCGCTCCAACCTTGGAGGGGACATACACTTCACACTGGCGTCTCTCTCACAAAGGCCAGCAGTTTGGGCCTCGGGTTTGGTGCAGTATCATAGTggatccttttccttcctctgagaGCCCTGATAATGTTGAAAGGGACAGGATTAGCTCAAGCAAAGCTGACGATTTCTCCTGTGAGCAAGAG GAAGCTTTTCTTCTAGCTGAAGAAGAGATTCCATTGGGTGAGGTGACAAAGCAGACAGAAGGGACAGGAGCCAGTGCCTCACAGAAGACAAGATGCGCTGCCAGTGAGAGGGAGCTGTACATTCCATCTGTGGACCTCCTGACTGCCCAG GACCTGCTGTCCTTTGAGCTGCTGGATATAAACATTGTCCAAGAATTGGAGAGAGTGCCACACAACACCCCTGTGG ATATGACTCCCTGCATGTCTCCTCTGCCACATGACAGTCCTTTAATAGAGAAGCCAGGCTTGGGGCAGATACAGGAAGAGAGTGAAGGGGCGGGATTTAAAGCACCTCCTG GCTTTGTATGTCTTTCAGATTCCACTGTATCAGCAAAGAGGAAAGCTGAGACCCCTGCTTCGGtcgaagaaacagaagaagaccTGAGTGGGACCCAATTTGTATGTGAGACTGTAATTCGATCCCTTACCTTGGATGCTGCTCCAGACCACAACCCTCCTTGCAGGCAGAGGTCCCCACAGA GGGAATTACAGCTGTATTCCACTGAGGGACAGCAGCCACTTGTGCTGCCTGGATTCTGCAGAAAGGATTCTTCCT TGAAATTTGCCTTGCCTGAAGAAGGACCGCGTGGAGATGAGAGGGAGGAGATTGTCCACATTGTTGAGGAAGAAGTcgttgaggaagaggaggaagtccAAGATGaagaagttcaaagtcagtcttcTGCTTCCTCTGAAGATTATATCATCATCCTTCCTGAGTGCTTTGATACCAGCCGCCCCCTGGGGGACTCCATGTACAGCTCTGCGCTCTCCCAGCCAGGCCTGGAGCGAGGGGCTGAAGGTGAACCTGGGATCGAGTCTGGGCAGGAACCAACTGAGGCTAGAGAGAGACTCCCAGAGAGGGAGAGCCAGCCACAGGAGCAGAGCATCAGCGACATCCTCACAACCTCACAGCCTCTGGACACGGTGCCTCTAGTCCCCGAGGTGGCAGGACTTCCAGCAGCATTGTCCAG GAGCGCCCCTTGTGGACAGTGTGAGTCATCAGGAGTGGATTCACCAGGAGTGGATTCACCAGCTACCATGCACGAAGTCCCCCCAGTCCCTGATGACATCAGAGGAG CCCGTCGTTTCTGA
- the Nbr1 gene encoding next to BRCA1 gene 1 protein isoform X4: protein MEPQVTLNVTFKNETQSFLVSDPENTTWADVEAMVKVSFDLNTIQIKYLDEENEEISINSQGEYEEALKMANIKQGNQLQMQVHEGYHVVNEALPKNVVENQAAARTGKKPLAHYSSLVRVLGSDMKTTEEPMPEPCSSAPCDTDQPQDKPPDWFTSYLEMFREQVVKETVEKLEQRLQEKLVLQKPLLSSSPTEVSMPISEEALFLPENQFSWHIACSHCQKRIVGVRYQCSLCPSYNICEDCEAGPYAHDTNHVLLKLRRPVVISSEPFFYSKYSAPRLPAALEQVRLQKQVDKNFVKAEKQRLRAEKKQRKAEVKELKKQLKLHRKIHLWNSIHGLQSPKSPLGRPESLLQSNTLMLPLQPCAPVMPTLSAAFVDENLPDGTHLQPGTRFIKHWRMKNTGNVKWNTDTKLKFMWGNLTLASTEKKDVLVPCLKAGHVGVVSVEFIAPTLEGTYTSHWRLSHKGQQFGPRVWCSIIVDPFPSSESPDNVERDRISSSKADDFSCEQEEAFLLAEEEIPLGEVTKQTEGTGASASQKTRCAASERELYIPSVDLLTAQDLLSFELLDINIVQELERVPHNTPVDMTPCMSPLPHDSPLIEKPGLGQIQEESEGAGFKAPPDSTVSAKRKAETPASVEETEEDLSGTQFVCETVIRSLTLDAAPDHNPPCRQRSPQMKFALPEEGPRGDEREEIVHIVEEEVVEEEEEVQDEEVQSQSSASSEDYIIILPECFDTSRPLGDSMYSSALSQPGLERGAEGEPGIESGQEPTEARERLPERESQPQEQSISDILTTSQPLDTVPLVPEVAGLPAALSRSAPCGQCESSGVDSPGVDSPATMHEVPPVPDDIRGEPRGSTGLANSRQRSCDHSRHHNGSSIAGGLVKGALSVAASAYKALFSGPPVTAQPVVSEDQTAALMAHLFEMGFCDRQLNLRLLRKHNYNILQVVTELLQVNNNDWYSHRY, encoded by the exons GTAAAAGTTTCATTTGATCTGAATACTATccaaataaaatacctggatgaGGAGAACGAGGAG ATATCCATCAATAGTCAAG GCGAATATGAAGAAGCACTTAAG ATGGCTAACATTAAGCAAGGAAATCAACTACAGATGCAAGTCCACGAAGGGTACCATGTTGTAAATGAAGCACTCCCCAAAAATGTAGTAGAAAACCAAGCAgctgccaggacagggaagaagcCACTTGCACATTATTCTTCACTGGTGAGAGTCTTGGGATCAGATATGAAGACCACAGAGGAGCCTATGCCAGAG CCATGTTCCTCTGCTCCTTGTGACACAGACCAGCCGCAAGACAAGCCCCCAGATTGGTTTACAAGCTACCTGGAGATG TTCAGAGAACAAGTGGTTAAGGAAACGGTGGAGAAACTTGAACAGAGGTTGCAGGAGAAGCTTGTGCTCCAGAAGCCACTCTTGAGTTCCTCCCCCACAGAAGTCTCAATGCCTATTTCAGAGGAAGCCCTGTTTTTGCCAGAGAACCAGTTCAGCTGGCATATTGCTTGTAGCCACTGCCAGAAGAGGATCGTTGGTGTGCGCTACCAGTGTAG CCTATGCCCGTCCTACAACATTTGTGAAGATTGTGAAGCTGGACCATACGCCCATGACACTAACCATGTTTTGTTAAAGCTGCGGAGACCTGTTGTGATATCCTCTGAGCCATTTTTTTACTCAAAGTATTCCGCTCCTCGTCTGCCTGCTGCTTTGGAACAAGTCAG GCTCCAAAAACAGGTGGACAAGAACTTTGTGAAAGCAGAAAAGCAAAGGTTGCGGGCTGAGAAGAAACAGCGGAAGGCAGAGGTCAAGGAGCTTAAAAAGCAGCttaaactccacaggaagattcATTTGTGGAATTCAATCCATGGACTTCAGAGTCCCAAGTCCCCTTTGGGCCGACCTGAGAGCTTGCTGCAGTCTAACACCCTGAT GCTTCCTTTGCAGCCCTGTGCCCCAGTTATGCCAACACTCAGCGCAGCATTTGTGGATGAGAATTTGCCTGATGGGactcatcttcagccaggaaccAGGTTTATTAAACACTGGAGGATGAAAAACACGGGGAATGTGAAGtggaacacagacacaaag CTCAAGTTCATGTGGGGAAACTTGACTCTGGCTTCTACAGAGAAGAAAGATGTTTTGGTTCCCTGCTTGAAGGCTGGCCACGTTGGGGTCGTGTCTGTGGAGTTCATCGCTCCAACCTTGGAGGGGACATACACTTCACACTGGCGTCTCTCTCACAAAGGCCAGCAGTTTGGGCCTCGGGTTTGGTGCAGTATCATAGTggatccttttccttcctctgagaGCCCTGATAATGTTGAAAGGGACAGGATTAGCTCAAGCAAAGCTGACGATTTCTCCTGTGAGCAAGAG GAAGCTTTTCTTCTAGCTGAAGAAGAGATTCCATTGGGTGAGGTGACAAAGCAGACAGAAGGGACAGGAGCCAGTGCCTCACAGAAGACAAGATGCGCTGCCAGTGAGAGGGAGCTGTACATTCCATCTGTGGACCTCCTGACTGCCCAG GACCTGCTGTCCTTTGAGCTGCTGGATATAAACATTGTCCAAGAATTGGAGAGAGTGCCACACAACACCCCTGTGG ATATGACTCCCTGCATGTCTCCTCTGCCACATGACAGTCCTTTAATAGAGAAGCCAGGCTTGGGGCAGATACAGGAAGAGAGTGAAGGGGCGGGATTTAAAGCACCTCCTG ATTCCACTGTATCAGCAAAGAGGAAAGCTGAGACCCCTGCTTCGGtcgaagaaacagaagaagaccTGAGTGGGACCCAATTTGTATGTGAGACTGTAATTCGATCCCTTACCTTGGATGCTGCTCCAGACCACAACCCTCCTTGCAGGCAGAGGTCCCCACAGA TGAAATTTGCCTTGCCTGAAGAAGGACCGCGTGGAGATGAGAGGGAGGAGATTGTCCACATTGTTGAGGAAGAAGTcgttgaggaagaggaggaagtccAAGATGaagaagttcaaagtcagtcttcTGCTTCCTCTGAAGATTATATCATCATCCTTCCTGAGTGCTTTGATACCAGCCGCCCCCTGGGGGACTCCATGTACAGCTCTGCGCTCTCCCAGCCAGGCCTGGAGCGAGGGGCTGAAGGTGAACCTGGGATCGAGTCTGGGCAGGAACCAACTGAGGCTAGAGAGAGACTCCCAGAGAGGGAGAGCCAGCCACAGGAGCAGAGCATCAGCGACATCCTCACAACCTCACAGCCTCTGGACACGGTGCCTCTAGTCCCCGAGGTGGCAGGACTTCCAGCAGCATTGTCCAG GAGCGCCCCTTGTGGACAGTGTGAGTCATCAGGAGTGGATTCACCAGGAGTGGATTCACCAGCTACCATGCACGAAGTCCCCCCAGTCCCTGATGACATCAGAGGAG AGCCCAGAGGCTCAACAGGACTCGCAAACAGCAGACAGAGGAGCTGTGACCACTCAAG GCACCACAATGGGAGCAGCATTGCTGGAGGACTGGTGAAGGGGGCTTTGTCTGTTGCTGCCTCTGCGTACAAGGCCCTGTTTTCTGGGCCACCAGTCACTGCACAG CCCGTCGTTTCTGAAGATCAGACCGCAGCCCTGATGGCCCATCTCTTTGAAATGGGATTCTGCGACAGGCAGCTGAACCTAAGGCTGCTGAGAAAACACAATTACAATATCCTGCAGGTTGTGACAGAGCTCCTTCAAGTGAATAACAACGACTGGTACAGCCACCGCTATTGA